A region from the Aricia agestis chromosome 12, ilAriAges1.1, whole genome shotgun sequence genome encodes:
- the LOC121732321 gene encoding uncharacterized protein LOC121732321 isoform X1 has translation MVFEMEGPRRAPRRYNVSRRRRASPKVFAMWYPWIALLLCALAAGAAGQDVAEPQREREPPREREGVATRPPPRTLDRKADELAWHSWLQGPENDGQNATHRRITTKSLFITPLVCPKGQRLDRNGCVTVLNVNKEEHERILLDQLNAYFTADPNNGGDMYDYGEEEQGPLQLTIPIGQESQAELSAQAQNQQPTFVQFDKKGDGLQTDGSIEAELELLKLQQAVAKLNRTGPLPSNSLSHGALNNLLTYSDKPKRDSPLINETETNVTDKGQEEKIFGHVNIDPLAYGVQNQNQEVTLHENKNNKTETPVAEKLVANNMTNTESQNNNTRETVPNTTMQSLKAAPEQTKLRPEIEYSDIDEAIKLISRFADVSTDDNFAKDDRKPDLPLDDSVLGTRTKLQYRRNKPKIVMSEKEAPIESLELRKTEVNLNSGDILKYPWPNASPPPDYPFRRLQDYWPGRNQVGGVYNMHENPRRHHHSYPHYFHPRPYPYTALSEQRASYPRLRRFPHKLSERMDRPARAHGNDQDLYSLLGLRHWFGSEGASKR, from the exons GTGTTTGCGATGTGGTATCCGTGGATCGCGCTACTGCTGTGTGCAttggcggcgggcgcggcggggcaggacgtggcagagccacagaggGAGAGAGAGCCACCGAGAGAAAGAGAAGGAGTGGCCACCCGCCCCCCGCCCCGCACTCTTGACAGGAAGGCCGATGAGCTGGCCTGGCACTCCTGGCTCCAGGGTCCTGAGAACGACGGCCAGAACGCGACGCATCGCCGCATCACCACCAAATCCCTCTTCATCACGCCGCTCGTATGCCCCAAAGGCCAGAGATTGGACAGGAACGGATGTGTTACG GTCCTAAACGTGAACAAGGAGGAGCATGAGCGCATCTTGCTGGATCAGCTGAACGCGTACTTCACAGCGGACCCCAACAATGGTGGAGACATGTATGACTACGGAGAAGAGGAGCAGGGACCCTTGCAGTTGACTATACCCATCGGTCAGGAGTCCCAGGCGGAATTGTCTGCGCag GCTCAGAATCAGCAGCCAACGTTTGTACAATTCGACAAGAAAGGTGACGGACTTCAAACTGACGGAAGCATTGAAGCCGAATTAGAACTTCTCAAACTACAACAGGCCGTGGCCAAATTGAACCGGACCGGCCCATTACCGAGTAACTCGCTATCTCACGGTGCACTCAACAACCTACTCACCTACTCCGACAAACCAAAACGAGACAGCCCCCTGATAAACGAGACAGAGACGAATGTAACGGACAAAGGACAggaggaaaaaatatttggacACGTTAACATTGACCCCCTAGCTTACGGCGTGCAAAATCAGAATCAAGAAGTTACGCTACACGAGAATAAGAACAACAAAACCGAAACACCGGTAGCCGAAAAGTTAGTAGCTAATAATATGACGAATACAGAATCCCAGAACAACAATACTCGAGAGACGGTACCTAACACGACCATGCAATCACTCAAAGCCGCTCCCGAGCAGACCAAACTCAGACCCGAGATCGAGTACTCCGACATAGACGAGGCTATCAAGCTCATTAGTAGATTCGCTGACGTCTCGACTGATGACAATTTTGCCAAAGACGACAGGAAACCAGATTTGCCGCTCGACGACAGCGTTCTCGGCACGCGTACAAAACTACAGTACCGCCGCAACAAACCAAAGATAGTGATGTCGGAGAAGGAGGCTCCAATAGAATCCCTGGAGCTTCGGAAAACAGAAGTAAATCTGAATAGCGGCGACATCCTGAAGTATCCCTGGCCGAACGCGTCCCCTCCGCCGGACTATCCATTCCGGCGTCTTCAGGACTACTGGCCGGGGCGGAACCAGGTGGGAGGGGTATACAATATGCACGAGAACCCGCGAAGACACCACCACTCATACCCCCACTACTTCCACCCCCGACCATACCCCTACACGGCTCTGTCGGAGCAACGAGCCTCGTACCCGAGACTGCGGAGGTTCCCCCACAAACTGAGCGAGCGAATGGACCGCCCCGCCCGGGCTCACGGGAACGACCAGGATCTCTACAGCCTACTCGGCCTGAGGCACTGGTTCGGCAGCGAGGGAGCGTCAAAAAGATAG
- the LOC121732321 gene encoding uncharacterized protein LOC121732321 isoform X2: MWYPWIALLLCALAAGAAGQDVAEPQREREPPREREGVATRPPPRTLDRKADELAWHSWLQGPENDGQNATHRRITTKSLFITPLVCPKGQRLDRNGCVTVLNVNKEEHERILLDQLNAYFTADPNNGGDMYDYGEEEQGPLQLTIPIGQESQAELSAQAQNQQPTFVQFDKKGDGLQTDGSIEAELELLKLQQAVAKLNRTGPLPSNSLSHGALNNLLTYSDKPKRDSPLINETETNVTDKGQEEKIFGHVNIDPLAYGVQNQNQEVTLHENKNNKTETPVAEKLVANNMTNTESQNNNTRETVPNTTMQSLKAAPEQTKLRPEIEYSDIDEAIKLISRFADVSTDDNFAKDDRKPDLPLDDSVLGTRTKLQYRRNKPKIVMSEKEAPIESLELRKTEVNLNSGDILKYPWPNASPPPDYPFRRLQDYWPGRNQVGGVYNMHENPRRHHHSYPHYFHPRPYPYTALSEQRASYPRLRRFPHKLSERMDRPARAHGNDQDLYSLLGLRHWFGSEGASKR, translated from the exons ATGTGGTATCCGTGGATCGCGCTACTGCTGTGTGCAttggcggcgggcgcggcggggcaggacgtggcagagccacagaggGAGAGAGAGCCACCGAGAGAAAGAGAAGGAGTGGCCACCCGCCCCCCGCCCCGCACTCTTGACAGGAAGGCCGATGAGCTGGCCTGGCACTCCTGGCTCCAGGGTCCTGAGAACGACGGCCAGAACGCGACGCATCGCCGCATCACCACCAAATCCCTCTTCATCACGCCGCTCGTATGCCCCAAAGGCCAGAGATTGGACAGGAACGGATGTGTTACG GTCCTAAACGTGAACAAGGAGGAGCATGAGCGCATCTTGCTGGATCAGCTGAACGCGTACTTCACAGCGGACCCCAACAATGGTGGAGACATGTATGACTACGGAGAAGAGGAGCAGGGACCCTTGCAGTTGACTATACCCATCGGTCAGGAGTCCCAGGCGGAATTGTCTGCGCag GCTCAGAATCAGCAGCCAACGTTTGTACAATTCGACAAGAAAGGTGACGGACTTCAAACTGACGGAAGCATTGAAGCCGAATTAGAACTTCTCAAACTACAACAGGCCGTGGCCAAATTGAACCGGACCGGCCCATTACCGAGTAACTCGCTATCTCACGGTGCACTCAACAACCTACTCACCTACTCCGACAAACCAAAACGAGACAGCCCCCTGATAAACGAGACAGAGACGAATGTAACGGACAAAGGACAggaggaaaaaatatttggacACGTTAACATTGACCCCCTAGCTTACGGCGTGCAAAATCAGAATCAAGAAGTTACGCTACACGAGAATAAGAACAACAAAACCGAAACACCGGTAGCCGAAAAGTTAGTAGCTAATAATATGACGAATACAGAATCCCAGAACAACAATACTCGAGAGACGGTACCTAACACGACCATGCAATCACTCAAAGCCGCTCCCGAGCAGACCAAACTCAGACCCGAGATCGAGTACTCCGACATAGACGAGGCTATCAAGCTCATTAGTAGATTCGCTGACGTCTCGACTGATGACAATTTTGCCAAAGACGACAGGAAACCAGATTTGCCGCTCGACGACAGCGTTCTCGGCACGCGTACAAAACTACAGTACCGCCGCAACAAACCAAAGATAGTGATGTCGGAGAAGGAGGCTCCAATAGAATCCCTGGAGCTTCGGAAAACAGAAGTAAATCTGAATAGCGGCGACATCCTGAAGTATCCCTGGCCGAACGCGTCCCCTCCGCCGGACTATCCATTCCGGCGTCTTCAGGACTACTGGCCGGGGCGGAACCAGGTGGGAGGGGTATACAATATGCACGAGAACCCGCGAAGACACCACCACTCATACCCCCACTACTTCCACCCCCGACCATACCCCTACACGGCTCTGTCGGAGCAACGAGCCTCGTACCCGAGACTGCGGAGGTTCCCCCACAAACTGAGCGAGCGAATGGACCGCCCCGCCCGGGCTCACGGGAACGACCAGGATCTCTACAGCCTACTCGGCCTGAGGCACTGGTTCGGCAGCGAGGGAGCGTCAAAAAGATAG